A window of Microbacterium lushaniae genomic DNA:
GCGGCGTACGACCTCACCGACACGCTCGATTTCGGCGACGGCATCGACATCCGCAGCGCCTCGTGGTCGGGACAGTCCTCCGGCGACTTCACGTTCTCGCCGGAACCTGCGGTGCTCGCCTCCGGCACGGCGATCGCGGCCGGGGCCACCCACACGTATACCGTGCGCGTCGTGGCCGCCGTCACCGCCGCCGCGGTGGAGGGCGGCACCACCGCATGCCTCCCCGACGCGGCGGGCGGGTTCCTCAACACCGCGCAGCTGACCTCGGCGACCGTCGAGACCGACGTGCGCGCGTGCGCCGAGCCGGTGTTCCCCGAGGTCGAGAAGACCGCCGTCGGCGAGGCGGTGCTCGATCCCGACACGGGGCTGTGGTCGGTCGTCTACGACGTCGCGGTCAGGTACCCCACGACCACCGCCGACCCGCTGCCGACCCTCGCGTACGTCCTCACCGACGCTCCCGACCTGCCCGAGGGCGTCGAGGTGGCCGGCGAATGGACCGCGGAGGCGGCCACGACCGACACCCCGGCACCGGACCAGCCCTCGTGGGACGGCACCGGCACGTGGACGATCGTGAGCGGCACCTTCGACCCCGCCGCCGACGGAGTGCGGGAGCACCTGTTCACCATCACCGCGCAGGTGCGCGTCACCACGACACCGACCGGCGAGCCGGTGCAGTGCGACGACGTCGAAGGTCCGGGGGTCGCCATCGCCAACACCGCCACCGTGGTGTCGGGCGGGTACCGCGCCGACGACGACGCGTGCGAGCTCGTGCCCTTCGACGACGTCGGGATCGTCAAGACCACCGACGGCGTGGACGGACCGCTGGAAGCCGGCGACACGTTCGACTACGTGCTCACGGTGACGAACAACGGCATCGTGGATGCGACGGACGTGAGAGTCGCCGACCCCGTACCGAGCCGCCTGACCGTCACCGCGATCGACCTCTCGGCGGCCCCGGGCTGGTCGAACGAGAACGCGCCCGCGCTCGTGGACGACGGCAACGTCGTAGCGCTGCGCGCGGCGACTCTGCCTGCCGGGGGCAGCGTGGCGATCCGCCTCTCGGTCACCGTGAACGCGCTGCCGGCGCCCGACGTCGTCGCCCTCGGCCCCGACGACCCTGCACCCACGCCGCAGCTGCCCGAGAGCCGCCTCGTCAACGAGGCGTGCGTGACGGCGGTGGGCGACAGCGACCCCAGCAACGACTGCGACGACGTCACGGTCCAGACCCGTGACATCGTTGCGGCGGTGTTCACGCGCTGTGTCAGCGACGTGCCCAGCGTCGGATTCACCCTCGTCAAGACGGATGACCTCGTGGCTGAGCCGGTCCAGCTGTCGTGGACGCCGGATGGCGCGAGCCCGGCGACCGACCCGGCCTCCGTCGAGCGGTCCTACCCCGGCGGGTCGACGACTCACGCGGACGAGTTCGCGTGGGTGGGCGTGCGGGAGACGGCGGCCGGCGTCGGGATCGACAACGCCGGCCTGCGGCCGCTGCGCGCGTCGGACTACGCCCCCGGCGGCGGGTACTACCTCCCCGGCACCACCACGGTCATGACGCCCGAGCAGCAGGCGCAGTTCGTCGTCAACGGGATGATCCTCGACCCCGGCGAGACGGACTTCGCCTGGCGAGGTCCGACCACCCTGACCCTCACCGTGAACCCGGCCCTGACCTTCCAGATCGCCGAGATGCCGGCCGGCGGCGACTGCACCGCCGCCCGCCGCTCCGACGTGCGGATCGAGAAGACGTCCAGCCTCGAGCGGACGGCGCCCGGCGGCGCCTTCACCTACCGGCTGGAGGCCGCCAACGTCAGCACCGACTCCGCCGCCGAAGGCGTCGTCGTGACCGACCCGATCCCCACCGGCATCCGGGTCACCGACGTGACGTGGCCGGGGAAGGGTGACGCCGACGCGTTCCCGAACTGGCGGACCTGCGCCGTCACAGGTCAGAACGGTGCCGGGTACGGCGGCACGCTGCGCTGCGAGCTGTTCGGGCCGCTGCATCCGGCGGGGTCGGGGCTCGGCGCATCCGGCGCGCCGCCGATCACGCTCTCGGCCACCGTGGACCCCGGCACCGGCTCGACCACCATCCGCAACGTCGCCGTGGTGGACTCCCACACCTTCGGCGACCCCGGCGATGCGGGCCGTGACAGCGACGACGCGGCCGTACGGGTATCGTTGCTGCCGCCGACCGGAGGCGGGCCACTCGCGGCCCTCATCCTGTTCGGCGTGCTGGCCCTGGCCGGGGGAGCGACGACACTGGTCGTGCGTCGCCGCCCCCGTGAGGACGTCGCGGCAGCCCCATGACCCGGGGCCCGGCCCGCGACACGCCCGGGTTTGCGACACGCCCGGGCTGCACGTAGACTAGGGCAGTTCCACATTCCAGGAGTCGCCACGTGCGTGCTCCGGATCACTGCCAGGGCAGTGCATAGGCAGCGTGAAAGCGCGAGACCTAGGCCGCGGGCAGCAGAACAACACACCGACCCCCTCTGCTCCCTCCGGAGCCGTGCGTCCGCGCGCGGGGAGGACGGGCCGGATGCGCAGGCGTCCGGTTTGACAGCAGAACAGCGGTGCAGCATCGCCCGGAAGGGCGTCGAAGTGCCCGGCGTGCAAGCGCCATGGTGCGTCCAATGCCCGTGTTCCGAATGAACACAGCGGTAAGACGCGAGAAAGAGAGTGAGCAGACAATGGCGGGACAGAAGATCCGCATTCGCCTGAAGTCGTACGATCACGCCGGACTGGATTCGTCCGCGCGCAAGATCGTCGACACCGTGACCCGCGCCGGCGCCACCGTCGTCGGCCCCGTGCCGCTGCCGACCGAGAAGAACGTCGTCGTCGTCATCCGGTCGCCCCACAAGTACAAGGACAGCCGCGAGCACTTCGAGATGCGCACCCACAAGCGCCTCATCGACATCATCGACCCGACGCCCAAGGCCGTCGACTCGCTCATGCGACTCGACCTGCCCGCCGACGTCAACATCGAGATCAAGCTCTGAGGTCCGACATGGCTGATATCAACTCCAAGGTTTCGAAGGGCCTGCTGGGCACCAAGCTCGGCATGACCCAGGTCTGGGACGCGAACGGCAAGCTCGTTCCCGTCACCGTCATCGAGGTCGCTCCGAACGTCGTCACCCAGGTGCGCACGCCGGAGAAGGACGGCTACAACGCCGTTCAGATCGCGTATGGGCAGATCGACCCCCGCAAGGTGAACAAGCCGCTCACCGCCCACTTCGAGGCGGCCGGCGTCACCCCCCGCCGCCACCTCACCGAGGTTCGCACCGCGGATGCTGCTGACTACTCACTCGGTCAGGAGCTCACCGTGGACGGCCTCTTCGAGGCGGGCCAGCTGGTCGACGTCGTCGGCACCAGCAAGGGCAAGGGCACCGCGGGCGTCATGAAGCGCCACAACTTCAAGGGCGTCTCCGCTTCGCACGGTGCGCACCGCAACCACCGCAAGCCCGGTTCGATCGGCGCATCGTCGACCCCGAGCCGCGTGTTCAAGGGCATGCGCATGGCCGGCCGTATGGGTGGCGAGCGCGTGACCGTCCTCAACCTCACGGTGCACGCCGTCGACGCCGAGAAGGGTCTGCTGCTCGTCAAGGGCGCCGTCCCCGGCGCGCGCGGCCGCATCGTCTACGTCCGCAACGCAGTGAAGGGTGCCTGATCTCCATGGCTGACTCGACTCTCGCGCTCGACGTCGTGAAGGCAGACGGCAAGAAGGCCGGCTCCGTGGAGCTGCCCGCCGCTCTGTTCGACGTCAAGACGAACATTCCGCTCATCCACCAGGTCGTCGTCGCGCAGCGCGCGGCGGCTCGCCAGGGCACGCACTCGACCAAGCGTCGCGGCGAGGTCTCCGGCGCCGGCCGCAAGCCCTTCAAGCAGAAGGGCACCGGTAACGCCCGTCAGGGCTCGATCCGCGCGCCGCACATGACCGGCGGTGGCATCGTGCACGGCCCGAAGCCCCGCGACTACGGCCAGCGCACCCCCAAGAAGATGATCGCCGCCGCGCTCCTGGGCGCGCTGAGCGACCGCGCACGCGGCGAGCGTCTCCACGTCGTGGACTCGTTCGGCATCGAGGGCACCCCGTCGACCAAGACCGCTGCTGCGGTCCTGGCCCAGCTCGCGCCGAACCAGAAGCGTGTTCTGGTCGTCATCGAGCGCGGTGACGAGGTCACGGTCAAGAGCGTGCGCAACCTCGCATACGTGCACGTGCTCACGTTCGACCAGCTCAACGCCTACGACGTGCTCGTCTCCGACGACATCGTCTTCACCAAGGCCGCCTACGATGCGTTCGTCGCGTCCAAGGCCGGCGCAACCCAGGAGGTGTCGGCATGACCACCGTCAACAAGGATCCGCGCGACGTCATCCTCAAGCCGGTCGTCTCGGAGAAGAGCTACGGGCTCATCGACGAGGGCAAGTACACGTTCTACGTGGACAGCCGCGCGACCAAGACCGAGATCAAGCTCGCCATCGAGAAGATCTTCGGCGTCAAGGTGGCCGCGGTCAACACGCTCAACCGTGTCGGCAAGGCCCGCCGCACCCGCTTCGGGATGGGAAAGCGCAAGGACACCAAGCGCGCCATCGTCACCCTGAAGTCGGGCACCATCGACATCTTCACGGCAGTCGGCTGACGGTCGGGACAGAAGGACTCCAACTATGGCTATTCGCAAGTACAAGCCCACGACCCCCGGTCGCCGCGGCTCGTCGGTGGCCGACTTCGCCGAGATCACCCGATCGACGCCTGAGAAGTCGCTGCTGCGCCCGCTGTCCAAGACCGGTGGCCGCAACAACCAGGGCCGCATCACGACGCGTCACATCGGTGGCGGTCACAAGCGCCAGTACCGTCTGATCGACTTCCGTCGCAACGACAAGGACGGCGTCGACGCCAAGGTCGCGCACATCGAGTACGACCCCAACCGCACCGCGCGCATCGCGCTCCTGCACTACGTGGACGGCGAGAAGCGTTACATCCTCGCGCCGAACAAGCTGAAGCAGGGCGACGTCGTGGAATCCGGTGCCGGCGCCGACATCAAGCCCGGCAACAACCTGCCGCTGCGCAACATCCCCACCGGTACCGTCATCCACGCCATCGAGCTCCGCCCCGGCGGCGGTGCGAAGATGGCCCGTTCGGCCGGCGCCTCGGTGCGCCTCGTCGCCAAGGACGGCCCGTACGCGCAGCTGCGTCTGCCCTCGGGCGAGATCCGCAACGTCGATGCGCGCTGCCGCGCGACCATCGGCGAGGTCGGCAACGCCGAGCAGTCGAACATCAACTGGGGCAAGGCCGGCCGCAAGCGCTGGAAGGGCGTGCGCCCGACCGTCCGCGGTGTCGCCATGAACCCGGTCGACCACCCGCACGGTGGTGGTGAGGGCAAGACCTCCGGTGGACGTCACCCGGTGACGCCGTGGGGTCAGCCTGAGGGCCGCACCCGCCACGCCAACAAGGAAAGCGACAAGCTCATCGTCCGCCGTCGCACCGCCGGCAAGAAGCGCAAGTAGGTAGGAACAGAAGATGCCACGCAGTCTCAAGAAGGGCCCCTTCGTCGACGAGCACCTGCTTCGCAAGGTCGTGTCGCAGAACGAAGCGGGAACCAAGAACGTCATCAAGACCTGGTCGCGTCGCTCGATGATCATCCCGGCCATGCTGGGTCACACGATCGCCGTGCACGACGGGCGCAAGCACATCCCTGTGTTCGTGACCGAGACCATGGTCGGCCACAAGCTGGGCGAGTTCGCGCCCACCCGCACCTTCCGCGGCCACGTGAAGGACGACAAGAAGGGCCGCCGCCGCTGACGCGGAGGCGTAGAGGAGAGAGAAATGGTGGAGTCCATCGCACGCGTGCGACACATCCGCGTGACCCCTCAGAAGGCTCGTCGTGTCGTCGCGCTCATCAAGGGCAAGCAGGCTCAGGAGGCCCTGGCCATCCTGAAGTTCGCGCCGCAGGGCGCCAGCGAGCCCATCTACAAGCTCGTCGCCTCGGCGATGGCGAACGCACGCGTCAAGGCCGACCAGGAGAACGAATTCCTGGATGACGCCGACCTGTACGTGTCCAACGCGTACGTCGACGAGGGCACGACGCTGAAGCGTTTCCAGCCCCGCGCACAGGGCCGCGCGTTCCAGATCAAGAAGCGCACGAGCCACATCACGGTCGTGCTCTCGACGCCGGAGGCAGCTGACGCTCCGACGAGCGCGGCCACCGGCACGAAGAAGAAGGCGAGCAAGTAATGGGCCAGAAAGTAAACCCGTACGGCTTCCGCCTCGGCATCACCACCGACCACGTGTCGCGGTGGTTCTCCGACTCGACGAAGCCCGGACAGCGCTACGCCGACTACGTGGCCGAGGACATCAAGATCCGCAACCTGCTGAAGAAGCAGCTCGACCGCGCCGGTGTCTCGAACATCGAGATCGAGCGCACCCGTGACCGCGTCCGCGTCGACATCCACACCGCCCGCCCGGGCATCGTGATCGGTCGCCGTGGCGCCGAGGCCGAGCGCATCCGCTCCGACCTCGAGAAGCTCACGGGCAAGCAGATCCAGCTCAACATCCTCGAGGTGAAGAACCCCGAGGCC
This region includes:
- the rpsJ gene encoding 30S ribosomal protein S10, with product MAGQKIRIRLKSYDHAGLDSSARKIVDTVTRAGATVVGPVPLPTEKNVVVVIRSPHKYKDSREHFEMRTHKRLIDIIDPTPKAVDSLMRLDLPADVNIEIKL
- the rplC gene encoding 50S ribosomal protein L3, translated to MADINSKVSKGLLGTKLGMTQVWDANGKLVPVTVIEVAPNVVTQVRTPEKDGYNAVQIAYGQIDPRKVNKPLTAHFEAAGVTPRRHLTEVRTADAADYSLGQELTVDGLFEAGQLVDVVGTSKGKGTAGVMKRHNFKGVSASHGAHRNHRKPGSIGASSTPSRVFKGMRMAGRMGGERVTVLNLTVHAVDAEKGLLLVKGAVPGARGRIVYVRNAVKGA
- the rplD gene encoding 50S ribosomal protein L4, producing MADSTLALDVVKADGKKAGSVELPAALFDVKTNIPLIHQVVVAQRAAARQGTHSTKRRGEVSGAGRKPFKQKGTGNARQGSIRAPHMTGGGIVHGPKPRDYGQRTPKKMIAAALLGALSDRARGERLHVVDSFGIEGTPSTKTAAAVLAQLAPNQKRVLVVIERGDEVTVKSVRNLAYVHVLTFDQLNAYDVLVSDDIVFTKAAYDAFVASKAGATQEVSA
- the rplW gene encoding 50S ribosomal protein L23 encodes the protein MTTVNKDPRDVILKPVVSEKSYGLIDEGKYTFYVDSRATKTEIKLAIEKIFGVKVAAVNTLNRVGKARRTRFGMGKRKDTKRAIVTLKSGTIDIFTAVG
- the rplB gene encoding 50S ribosomal protein L2, with protein sequence MAIRKYKPTTPGRRGSSVADFAEITRSTPEKSLLRPLSKTGGRNNQGRITTRHIGGGHKRQYRLIDFRRNDKDGVDAKVAHIEYDPNRTARIALLHYVDGEKRYILAPNKLKQGDVVESGAGADIKPGNNLPLRNIPTGTVIHAIELRPGGGAKMARSAGASVRLVAKDGPYAQLRLPSGEIRNVDARCRATIGEVGNAEQSNINWGKAGRKRWKGVRPTVRGVAMNPVDHPHGGGEGKTSGGRHPVTPWGQPEGRTRHANKESDKLIVRRRTAGKKRK
- the rpsS gene encoding 30S ribosomal protein S19; the encoded protein is MPRSLKKGPFVDEHLLRKVVSQNEAGTKNVIKTWSRRSMIIPAMLGHTIAVHDGRKHIPVFVTETMVGHKLGEFAPTRTFRGHVKDDKKGRRR
- the rplV gene encoding 50S ribosomal protein L22, which encodes MVESIARVRHIRVTPQKARRVVALIKGKQAQEALAILKFAPQGASEPIYKLVASAMANARVKADQENEFLDDADLYVSNAYVDEGTTLKRFQPRAQGRAFQIKKRTSHITVVLSTPEAADAPTSAATGTKKKASK